A stretch of the Capsicum annuum cultivar UCD-10X-F1 chromosome 8, UCD10Xv1.1, whole genome shotgun sequence genome encodes the following:
- the LOC107852006 gene encoding protein NONRESPONDING TO OXYLIPINS 2, mitochondrial isoform X2, which translates to MASRFRVLSRPATNLVKFTMNKPSSIPTTSSFHIPRPFPTLSRPLAQVGCLQSLLPLHSAVSSARLTSCLGIDSKGSRSLSQELGLSVPR; encoded by the exons ATGGCGTCTCGGTTTCGTGTACTGTCAAGACCAGCAACGAACCTTGTTAAATTCACAATGAACAAACCGTCAAGCATACCCACTACTTCCTCTTTTCACATTCCTCGCCCATTTCCAACACTCTCAAG GCCATTGGCTCAAGTGGGTTGTCTTCAATCTCTGCTGCCACTCCATAGTGCTGTGTCTTCAGCTAGACTCACATCTTGCCTTGGTATTGATTCCAAAGGTTCAAGGTCTTTGTCTCAGG
- the LOC107852006 gene encoding protein NONRESPONDING TO OXYLIPINS 2, mitochondrial isoform X1, whose amino-acid sequence MASRFRVLSRPATNLVKFTMNKPSSIPTTSSFHIPRPFPTLSRPLAQVGCLQSLLPLHSAVSSARLTSCLGIDSKGSRSLSQGMLCSANPGV is encoded by the exons ATGGCGTCTCGGTTTCGTGTACTGTCAAGACCAGCAACGAACCTTGTTAAATTCACAATGAACAAACCGTCAAGCATACCCACTACTTCCTCTTTTCACATTCCTCGCCCATTTCCAACACTCTCAAG GCCATTGGCTCAAGTGGGTTGTCTTCAATCTCTGCTGCCACTCCATAGTGCTGTGTCTTCAGCTAGACTCACATCTTGCCTTGGTATTGATTCCAAAGGTTCAAGGTCTTTGTCTCAGGGTATGCTCTGCAGTGCCAATCCAGGAGTTTGA